One genomic region from Enterobacter hormaechei ATCC 49162 encodes:
- the manY gene encoding PTS mannose transporter subunit IIC: MEITTLQIVLVFIVACIAGMESVLDEFQFHRPLVACTLIGAVLGDMKTGIIIGGTLEMIALGWMNIGAAVAPDAALASIISTVLVIAGHQSIGAGIALAIPLAAAGQVLTIIVRTITVAFQHAADKAAENGNLTALSWIHVSSLFLQAMRIAIPAVIVAISVGTSEVQGMLNAIPEVVTSGLNIAGGMIVVVGYAMVINMMRAGYLMPFFYLGFVTAAFTNFNLVALGVIGAVMAILYIQLSPKYNRVAGAPAQAAGNNDLDNELD, encoded by the coding sequence ATGGAGATTACTACTCTTCAGATTGTACTGGTGTTCATCGTCGCATGTATTGCGGGTATGGAGTCCGTACTTGATGAATTTCAGTTCCACCGTCCACTGGTGGCCTGTACGTTGATTGGCGCCGTTCTCGGTGACATGAAAACCGGTATCATCATCGGTGGTACCCTGGAAATGATCGCCCTCGGCTGGATGAACATCGGTGCGGCAGTGGCGCCAGATGCCGCGCTGGCGTCCATTATTTCAACCGTTCTGGTTATCGCTGGTCACCAGAGTATTGGTGCCGGTATCGCGCTGGCTATCCCACTGGCCGCAGCGGGTCAGGTGCTAACCATCATCGTTCGTACTATCACCGTTGCCTTCCAGCACGCGGCGGATAAGGCGGCCGAAAACGGCAACCTCACCGCGCTCTCCTGGATCCACGTGTCTTCCCTGTTCCTGCAAGCGATGCGTATCGCGATCCCTGCGGTTATCGTGGCGATCTCTGTCGGCACCAGCGAAGTTCAGGGCATGCTGAATGCGATCCCTGAAGTGGTCACCAGCGGTCTGAACATTGCGGGCGGCATGATCGTGGTGGTTGGTTATGCGATGGTCATCAACATGATGCGCGCAGGCTACCTGATGCCATTCTTCTACCTCGGCTTCGTTACCGCTGCGTTCACCAACTTCAACCTGGTTGCGCTGGGTGTGATTGGTGCGGTGATGGCGATTCTTTATATCCAGCTCAGCCCGAAATACAACCGCGTCGCGGGTGCCCCTGCGCAGGCAGCTGGTAACAACGATCTCGATAACGAACTGGACTAA
- the manX gene encoding PTS mannose transporter subunit IIAB, with protein sequence MTIAIVIGTHGWAAEQLLKTAEMLLGEQENVGWIDFVPGENAETLIEKYTAQLEKLDTSKGVLFLVDTWGGSPFNAASRIVVDKEHYEVVAGVNIPMLVETFMARDDNPAFDELVALAVETGREGVKALKAQPVEKPAPVAAAPKAAAPAKPMGPNDYMVIGLARIDDRLIHGQVATRWTKETNVQRIIVVSDEVAADTVRKTLLTQVAPPGVTAHVVDVAKMIRVYNNPKYAGERVMLLFTNPTDVERIVEGGVKITSVNIGGMAFRQGKTQVNNAISVDAKDIEAFNKLNARGIELEARKVSTDQKLKMMDLIGKVGK encoded by the coding sequence GTGACCATTGCTATTGTCATAGGCACACATGGTTGGGCTGCGGAGCAGTTACTCAAAACAGCAGAAATGCTGTTGGGCGAGCAGGAAAACGTCGGCTGGATCGATTTCGTTCCCGGTGAAAATGCCGAGACGCTGATTGAAAAATACACTGCTCAGCTTGAGAAGCTGGATACCAGCAAGGGCGTGCTATTTCTCGTGGATACATGGGGCGGCAGCCCATTCAACGCTGCCAGCCGCATTGTCGTCGATAAAGAGCATTATGAAGTCGTCGCCGGGGTTAACATCCCTATGCTGGTGGAAACCTTTATGGCGCGCGACGATAACCCAGCCTTTGATGAACTGGTGGCACTGGCGGTTGAAACCGGTCGCGAAGGTGTGAAAGCACTGAAAGCGCAGCCGGTTGAGAAACCAGCCCCTGTTGCGGCAGCGCCAAAAGCGGCGGCACCCGCAAAACCGATGGGTCCGAACGATTACATGGTTATCGGCCTGGCGCGTATTGATGACCGTCTGATCCACGGCCAGGTGGCGACACGCTGGACCAAAGAGACCAACGTACAACGCATCATCGTGGTCAGTGACGAAGTGGCCGCCGACACTGTCCGTAAAACCCTTCTCACCCAGGTTGCTCCGCCGGGCGTCACCGCGCACGTCGTGGATGTCGCCAAAATGATCCGCGTTTACAACAACCCGAAATATGCGGGCGAGCGCGTGATGCTTCTCTTCACCAACCCGACAGACGTCGAACGCATTGTTGAAGGCGGCGTGAAAATCACCTCCGTTAACATTGGCGGTATGGCATTCCGTCAGGGCAAAACGCAGGTCAACAACGCGATTTCAGTAGATGCGAAAGATATCGAGGCCTTCAATAAACTGAATGCCCGCGGTATCGAACTGGAAGCCCGTAAGGTTTCCACGGATCAGAAACTGAAAATGATGGATTTGATCGGCAAGGTGGGGAAATAA
- the yoaE gene encoding CNNM family cation transport protein YoaE: MEFLMDPSIWVGLLTLVVLEIVLGIDNLVFIAILADKLPPKQRDKARLIGLSLALIMRLGLLSVISWMVTLTKPLFTVMDFTFSGRDLIMLVGGLFLLFKATTELHERLENRQHDDGHGKGYASFWVVVLQIVVLDAVFSLDAVITAVGMVNHLPVMMAAVVIAMAVMLLASKPLTRFVNQHPTVVVLCLSFLLMIGLSLVAEGFGFHIPKGYLYAAIGFSILIELFNQIARRNFIKQQSNQPLRARTADAILRLMGGRRQVNVQADNENRNPVPVPEGAFVEEERYMINGVLSLASRSLRGIMTPRGEISWVDANLSVDEIRQQLLSSPHSLFPVCRGELDEIIGVVRAKEMLVALEEGVNVEAVAAASPAIVVPETLDPINLLGVLRRARGSFVIVTNEFGVVQGLVTPLDVLEAIAGEFPDADETPEIVADGDGWLVKGTTDLHALSHTLGVENVVNDDEDIATVAGLVIAVNGQIPRIGDVLELPPLQITIVEANDYRVDMVRIVKEHSAHDEEE, from the coding sequence ATGGAATTCTTAATGGACCCGTCAATCTGGGTAGGCTTGCTTACGCTGGTCGTGCTGGAGATCGTTCTCGGTATTGATAACCTGGTGTTTATCGCCATCCTCGCGGATAAACTGCCGCCGAAACAGCGTGATAAAGCCCGTCTGATCGGCCTCTCGCTGGCGCTGATCATGCGACTGGGCTTACTGTCTGTGATCTCGTGGATGGTCACCCTGACGAAGCCCCTGTTCACCGTCATGGATTTCACCTTCTCCGGCCGCGATTTAATCATGCTGGTGGGGGGACTGTTCCTGCTGTTCAAAGCCACAACAGAGTTGCATGAACGGCTGGAGAACCGGCAGCATGATGACGGTCACGGTAAGGGGTATGCCAGCTTCTGGGTGGTTGTTCTTCAGATTGTGGTGCTTGATGCGGTCTTCTCGCTGGATGCGGTGATTACGGCGGTCGGTATGGTGAACCATCTGCCGGTGATGATGGCGGCGGTTGTGATTGCGATGGCGGTCATGCTGCTGGCGTCTAAACCGCTGACGCGTTTCGTCAACCAGCATCCGACGGTCGTCGTGCTGTGTCTGAGCTTCCTGCTGATGATTGGTCTGAGCCTGGTGGCAGAAGGTTTCGGCTTCCATATTCCGAAAGGCTACCTGTACGCCGCGATTGGCTTCTCGATTCTGATTGAACTGTTTAACCAGATTGCGCGTCGCAACTTTATTAAACAGCAGTCGAATCAGCCGCTGCGAGCCCGTACCGCAGATGCGATTCTGCGACTGATGGGCGGGCGTCGTCAGGTGAACGTGCAGGCTGATAACGAGAACCGCAACCCGGTTCCGGTGCCGGAAGGCGCGTTTGTGGAAGAAGAACGCTACATGATCAATGGCGTGCTTTCGCTGGCTTCCCGCTCCCTGCGCGGCATTATGACCCCGCGCGGTGAAATCAGCTGGGTGGACGCCAACCTGAGCGTTGATGAAATTCGTCAGCAGTTGCTCTCCTCGCCGCACAGCCTGTTCCCGGTCTGCCGGGGTGAGCTGGATGAAATCATCGGTGTCGTGCGCGCAAAAGAGATGCTGGTAGCCCTTGAAGAGGGGGTTAACGTCGAGGCCGTTGCGGCCGCGTCGCCTGCGATTGTCGTGCCGGAAACGCTGGATCCGATCAACCTGCTGGGCGTATTGCGTCGTGCCCGCGGGAGCTTTGTTATCGTCACCAACGAATTTGGTGTGGTACAGGGTCTGGTGACGCCGCTGGACGTGCTGGAAGCGATTGCCGGTGAATTCCCTGATGCGGATGAAACGCCGGAAATCGTTGCCGACGGTGACGGCTGGCTGGTGAAAGGTACTACCGATCTGCACGCGCTCTCGCACACGCTGGGCGTGGAAAACGTGGTCAATGACGATGAAGACATCGCCACGGTGGCAGGGTTGGTGATTGCCGTTAACGGGCAGATCCCGCGCATCGGTGATGTGCTCGAACTGCCGCCGCTGCAAATTACCATCGTTGAAGCCAACGACTATCGCGTGGACATGGTGCGTATTGTTAAAGAGCACTCTGCACACGACGAAGAAGAGTAA
- a CDS encoding EAL domain-containing protein, with product MQTAQTIIKDYRRKRVIVCVTVALVTLVLTLGIRFISQRNINQDRIHDFTLHTVRALDKVLLSLEAQREMLLSLVGIPCSEANLILRKQAAILQTVRSIALVKDGILYCSSVYGSRNVPVSEFVPLLPVSESRLLLLTDRWLVKGSPVLIQWSPLPSDGNDGVMEVVNIDLITKMILEPQRPQITDVVLKVGDKFLRDGQQVTNTPTINENASLLEQSSQHYPFSVTVSGPGPGEMALKTLPTQLPLALILSLLMGYIAWLATARRMSFTWEINLGIAAREFELFCQPLVNARTRECVGVEILLRWNNPRQGWISPDVFIPLAEEHNLIVPLTRYVISETVRQIGYFPASRDFHIGINVAASHFRRAVLIRDLNRIWFNANPVQQLIVELTERDALLDVDYRIVRELHRKGVKLAIDDFGTGNSSLSWLEKLHPDVLKIDKSFTTAIGTDAVNSTVTDIIIALGQRLNIELVAEGVETEEQSRYLRRHSVHILQGYLYARPMPLREFPKWLAESHSPPARHNGHIVPLLPLR from the coding sequence ATGCAAACTGCACAAACGATCATAAAAGACTATCGCCGAAAACGCGTTATCGTCTGTGTCACGGTTGCGCTCGTTACGCTCGTCCTGACGCTGGGCATTCGCTTTATTTCACAGCGCAACATAAATCAGGATCGGATCCACGACTTTACTCTCCACACCGTGCGCGCGCTTGATAAGGTGCTTCTCTCGTTAGAGGCCCAGCGCGAAATGCTGCTTTCTCTGGTTGGCATACCCTGTTCTGAGGCGAATCTGATCCTGCGAAAACAGGCGGCGATCCTCCAGACCGTTCGCTCCATCGCCCTCGTTAAAGATGGAATACTGTATTGCTCAAGCGTCTATGGCAGCCGAAATGTGCCCGTCAGTGAGTTTGTGCCCCTGCTTCCGGTCAGTGAATCCAGGCTGCTGCTGTTGACCGATCGGTGGCTGGTAAAAGGCAGCCCGGTACTGATTCAGTGGTCTCCCCTCCCGAGCGACGGCAATGACGGGGTGATGGAGGTGGTGAACATCGATCTCATCACTAAAATGATTCTGGAGCCGCAGCGGCCGCAGATCACCGACGTTGTCCTGAAAGTGGGTGATAAGTTCCTCCGCGACGGGCAACAGGTGACGAATACGCCGACTATCAATGAAAACGCCTCCCTGCTGGAGCAGTCGTCACAGCATTACCCATTCAGCGTCACGGTGAGCGGCCCGGGGCCAGGCGAAATGGCGTTGAAAACGCTGCCCACCCAGCTGCCGCTGGCATTGATACTCAGTTTACTGATGGGCTATATCGCCTGGCTCGCCACGGCGCGGCGCATGAGTTTTACCTGGGAAATTAATCTGGGCATTGCGGCACGGGAGTTTGAACTCTTCTGCCAGCCGCTGGTGAATGCCCGCACCCGGGAGTGCGTCGGCGTCGAGATCCTCCTGCGCTGGAACAACCCGCGTCAGGGATGGATTTCGCCCGATGTTTTTATCCCTCTGGCCGAAGAACATAACCTGATTGTTCCGCTTACCCGCTATGTCATCAGCGAAACGGTGCGTCAGATAGGCTATTTCCCGGCCTCACGGGATTTTCATATTGGTATCAACGTGGCTGCCAGCCATTTTCGCCGCGCGGTGCTGATCCGCGATCTCAACCGCATCTGGTTTAACGCGAACCCTGTTCAACAGCTGATTGTGGAGTTAACCGAACGCGATGCATTGCTTGATGTGGATTACCGCATCGTGCGTGAGCTTCACCGCAAAGGCGTGAAACTGGCGATAGATGATTTTGGTACCGGCAACAGTTCACTTTCGTGGCTGGAAAAACTTCACCCGGATGTGCTGAAAATTGATAAATCCTTCACCACCGCGATCGGCACCGACGCCGTGAACTCAACGGTAACGGATATCATTATTGCGCTGGGTCAGCGGCTGAATATTGAACTGGTTGCGGAAGGGGTTGAAACGGAGGAACAGTCACGCTATTTGCGCCGTCACAGCGTGCATATTTTGCAGGGGTATTTGTATGCGCGGCCGATGCCGCTGCGGGAATTTCCGAAATGGCTGGCGGAAAGTCACTCTCCGCCAGCCCGTCATAACGGGCACATCGTGCCCTTATTGCCGCTACGCTAG
- the sdaA gene encoding L-serine ammonia-lyase produces MISIFDMFKVGIGPSSSHTVGPMKAGKQFVDDLVEKGLLESVTRVAVDVYGSLSLTGKGHHTDIAIIMGLAGNMPDTVDIDAIPAFIRDVETRGRLLLANGQHEVDFPQDDGMRFRSDNLPLHENGMTIHAWNGEKEIYSKTYYSIGGGFIVDEEHFGKESAGDVNVPYPFKSATEMLGYCKETGLSLSGMVMKNELALHSKKEIEDYFANVWQTMRACIDRGMNTEGVLPGPLRVPRRASALRRMLVTTDKFSNDPMNVVDWVNMFALAVNEENAAGGRVVTAPTNGACGIVPAVLAYYDHFIEPVTPDIYIRYFLAAGAIGALYKMNASISGAEVGCQGEVGVACSMAAAGLAELLGASPEQVCVAAEIGMEHNLGLTCDPVAGQVQVPCIERNAIASVKAINASRMAMRRTSEPRVSLDKVIETMYETGKDMNAKYRETSRGGLAIKVQCD; encoded by the coding sequence GTGATTAGTATATTCGACATGTTCAAAGTGGGGATTGGTCCGTCTTCTTCCCACACTGTAGGGCCGATGAAGGCCGGTAAACAGTTCGTCGATGATCTGGTCGAAAAAGGATTACTGGAAAGCGTTACCCGTGTTGCCGTAGACGTTTACGGTTCACTGTCATTAACGGGTAAAGGCCACCACACCGATATCGCCATAATTATGGGTCTGGCGGGCAATATGCCGGACACCGTTGATATTGATGCCATTCCGGCATTTATCCGCGACGTGGAAACGCGCGGTCGTTTGCTGCTGGCTAACGGTCAGCACGAAGTGGACTTCCCGCAGGATGACGGGATGCGTTTTCGTAGCGACAACCTGCCGCTGCATGAAAACGGCATGACCATCCACGCCTGGAACGGCGAAAAAGAGATCTACAGCAAAACCTACTACTCCATCGGCGGCGGCTTTATCGTTGACGAAGAACACTTTGGCAAAGAGAGCGCGGGCGATGTGAATGTGCCCTATCCGTTTAAATCGGCCACTGAGATGCTGGGCTACTGCAAAGAGACCGGTCTGTCCCTGTCCGGCATGGTGATGAAGAACGAACTGGCGCTGCACAGCAAGAAAGAGATCGAAGACTATTTTGCTAACGTGTGGCAAACCATGCGCGCCTGCATTGACCGCGGGATGAACACCGAAGGCGTTCTGCCTGGACCACTGCGCGTCCCGCGTCGTGCTTCTGCCCTGCGCCGCATGCTGGTCACCACCGACAAGTTCTCCAATGACCCAATGAACGTGGTTGACTGGGTCAACATGTTTGCCCTCGCGGTTAACGAAGAGAACGCGGCGGGGGGTCGCGTTGTGACGGCACCAACCAACGGCGCGTGCGGCATCGTTCCGGCGGTGCTGGCCTACTACGATCACTTTATCGAGCCTGTGACGCCGGACATCTATATCCGTTATTTCCTCGCGGCAGGCGCTATCGGCGCGCTGTACAAGATGAATGCCTCTATCTCCGGCGCCGAAGTGGGCTGTCAGGGTGAAGTGGGCGTGGCCTGCTCCATGGCGGCAGCGGGTCTGGCGGAGCTGCTGGGCGCAAGCCCTGAGCAGGTGTGCGTGGCGGCGGAAATCGGCATGGAGCACAACCTCGGTCTGACCTGTGATCCGGTTGCCGGCCAGGTGCAGGTGCCATGCATTGAGCGTAACGCCATCGCCTCCGTCAAAGCGATCAACGCCTCGCGTATGGCAATGCGCCGTACCAGCGAGCCACGCGTGTCGCTGGATAAGGTGATTGAAACCATGTACGAAACCGGCAAAGACATGAACGCGAAGTACCGTGAGACCTCGCGCGGCGGTCTGGCTATTAAGGTGCAGTGCGACTAA
- a CDS encoding CoA pyrophosphatase has product MKKDNLTLDDFLSRFQLLRPQVNRATLNQRQAAVLIPVVRREQPGLLLTQRSPHMRKHAGQVAFPGGAVDSTDASLIAAALREAHEEVAIPPASVEVIGVLPPVDSVTGFQVTPVVGIIPPDLQYHASVDEVSAVFEMPLEEALRLGRYHPLDIHRRGHDHRVWLSWYQHYFVWGMTAGIIRELALQIGLKP; this is encoded by the coding sequence GTGAAGAAAGACAACCTGACGCTGGATGATTTTCTGTCGCGCTTTCAGCTTCTGCGGCCCCAGGTTAACCGCGCCACGCTGAATCAACGTCAGGCGGCGGTGCTGATCCCGGTCGTGCGTCGTGAACAGCCGGGTCTGTTGCTTACCCAGCGCTCACCGCATATGCGAAAACACGCCGGTCAGGTTGCGTTCCCCGGCGGCGCGGTGGACAGCACCGATGCTTCCCTGATTGCCGCCGCGCTGCGCGAGGCGCATGAGGAAGTGGCCATCCCCCCGGCGTCGGTCGAAGTCATCGGCGTGCTGCCGCCTGTTGACAGCGTAACCGGTTTTCAGGTCACGCCGGTCGTCGGCATTATTCCGCCCGATCTTCAGTATCATGCCAGCGTCGATGAAGTTTCAGCGGTGTTCGAAATGCCGCTGGAAGAGGCCCTTCGTCTGGGCCGCTATCATCCTCTGGATATTCACCGCCGCGGGCACGATCATCGGGTCTGGTTGTCCTGGTATCAGCATTATTTTGTCTGGGGCATGACGGCAGGCATCATTCGTGAGCTGGCCCTGCAAATCGGCCTGAAGCCTTGA
- the pabB gene encoding aminodeoxychorismate synthase component 1 has protein sequence MNMRFPTVMTLPWRADAAEFWFARLSHLPFAMLLHSGHADHPYSRFDILVADPVKTLKTDDLSPTDDPLMQLQNEIHALGLSATPDPDLPFQGGALGLFGYDLGRRFEKLPEHAQADIPLPDMAVGLYDWALIVDHQKKTVSLLSHHDVQARLAWLEAQRPAAPEHFMLTSGWRSNMTAPEYAEKFSRVQAYLHSGDCYQVNLAQRFQATYQGDEWQAFTRLNASNKAPFSAFVRLEHGAILSLSPERFIHLADGIIQTRPIKGTLPRLADADADRQQAEKLAVSPKDRAENLMIVDLMRNDIGRVAEPGSVRVPELFVVEPFPAVHHLVSTITARLPSSRTACDLLRAAFPGGSITGAPKVRAMEIIDELEPHRRNAWCGSIGYISLCGTMDTSITIRTLTACDGSLYCSAGGGIVADSQAEAEYQETFDKVNRILKQLENSR, from the coding sequence ATGAACATGCGCTTCCCCACTGTTATGACCTTGCCCTGGCGTGCAGATGCCGCCGAGTTCTGGTTTGCCCGTCTGAGCCACCTTCCTTTTGCCATGCTGCTGCACTCTGGCCATGCGGATCACCCCTACAGCCGCTTCGATATTCTGGTGGCCGATCCGGTAAAAACGCTGAAAACCGATGACCTTTCGCCAACGGACGATCCGCTGATGCAGCTTCAGAATGAGATCCATGCTCTGGGCTTATCTGCCACACCGGATCCGGATCTGCCTTTCCAGGGGGGCGCGCTGGGCCTGTTTGGTTACGATCTGGGGCGCCGTTTCGAAAAGCTGCCCGAGCATGCGCAGGCGGATATTCCCCTGCCGGATATGGCGGTGGGGCTGTATGACTGGGCGTTGATTGTGGATCACCAGAAAAAAACGGTTTCTCTGCTGAGCCATCATGACGTGCAGGCGCGTCTGGCCTGGCTTGAGGCGCAACGTCCCGCCGCACCGGAACACTTTATGCTGACCTCCGGCTGGCGCTCGAATATGACCGCGCCGGAGTATGCGGAAAAATTCTCCCGCGTGCAGGCGTATCTGCACAGCGGTGACTGTTATCAGGTCAATCTTGCCCAGCGTTTTCAGGCGACGTATCAGGGGGATGAGTGGCAGGCGTTTACTCGCCTTAATGCCAGCAATAAGGCCCCGTTCAGCGCATTTGTACGCCTTGAGCACGGCGCCATCCTCAGCCTGTCGCCTGAGCGTTTTATTCACCTGGCTGACGGTATTATTCAGACCCGCCCGATAAAGGGCACCCTGCCACGCCTTGCCGATGCCGACGCCGACCGCCAGCAGGCGGAGAAGCTGGCGGTCTCACCGAAAGATCGCGCTGAAAACCTGATGATTGTCGATCTGATGCGGAACGATATTGGCCGGGTCGCCGAACCAGGCAGCGTGCGCGTGCCGGAACTGTTTGTCGTCGAGCCTTTCCCGGCGGTGCATCATCTGGTCAGCACCATTACCGCGCGTTTGCCGTCCTCGCGAACCGCCTGCGATCTGCTCCGCGCCGCGTTTCCGGGCGGCTCCATCACCGGCGCGCCGAAGGTCCGTGCGATGGAGATCATCGACGAACTGGAACCGCATCGCCGCAATGCCTGGTGCGGCAGCATCGGCTATATAAGCCTGTGCGGCACCATGGATACCAGCATCACCATTCGCACCCTGACGGCCTGCGACGGCAGCCTCTACTGTTCCGCAGGTGGTGGCATTGTGGCCGACAGTCAGGCCGAGGCGGAATATCAGGAAACCTTTGATAAAGTGAATCGTATCCTGAAACAACTGGAGAACTCACGGTGA
- a CDS encoding YoaH family protein, with translation MFAGLPSLSHDQQQKAVERIQELMSQGMSSGQAISQVAEELRATHTGERIVARFEDEDEE, from the coding sequence ATGTTTGCAGGTTTACCTTCTCTCAGCCATGACCAACAGCAGAAAGCCGTTGAACGTATTCAGGAGCTGATGTCCCAGGGGATGAGCAGCGGACAGGCAATTTCACAGGTCGCGGAAGAACTTCGCGCCACGCATACCGGCGAGCGGATCGTGGCGCGCTTTGAGGATGAAGATGAAGAATAA
- a CDS encoding RidA family protein codes for MTITRIDAEARWSDVVIHNQTLYYTGVPANLDADAFEQTANTLAQIDAVLEKQGSDKSRILDATIFLANKDDFAAMNKAWDAWVVAGHAPVRCTVQATLMKPEYKVEIKIIAAV; via the coding sequence ATGACAATTACGCGCATTGATGCCGAAGCCCGCTGGTCTGATGTGGTGATCCATAACCAGACGCTGTACTACACCGGTGTCCCTGCCAATCTGGACGCCGATGCCTTCGAGCAGACGGCGAACACTCTGGCGCAGATCGACGCCGTACTGGAAAAACAGGGCAGCGACAAATCCCGCATTCTGGATGCGACGATTTTTCTGGCGAATAAAGACGATTTCGCGGCGATGAATAAAGCCTGGGATGCGTGGGTTGTGGCGGGTCACGCGCCTGTACGCTGCACCGTACAGGCCACGCTGATGAAACCGGAATATAAGGTTGAGATCAAGATTATCGCGGCAGTGTAA
- a CDS encoding ATP-dependent DNA helicase encodes MADDFSPEGQLAQAIPGFKPREPQRQMAHAVAHAIDKAQPLVVEAGTGTGKTYAYLAPALRAKKKVIISTGSKALQDQLYSRDLPTVAKALKYKGRLALLKGRSNYLCLERLEQQALAGGDLPVQTLSDVIVLRAWANQTEEGDISTCASVPEDSPAWPLVTSTNDNCLGSDCPLYKDCFVVKARKKAMDADVVVVNHHLFLADMVVKDSGFGELIPEAEVMIFDEAHQLPDIASQYFGQSLSSRQLQDLAKDITIAYRTELKDTQQLQKCADRLAQSAQDFRLQLGEPGYRGNLRELLADNNIQRALLLLDDALELCYDVAKLSLGRSALLDAAFERATLYRGRLKRLKEINQPGYSYWYECTSRHFTLALTPLTVADKFKEVMAQKPGTWVFTSATLSVNDDLHHFTERLGIDQAESLLLPSPFDYEKQALLCVPRNLPLPNQPGAARHLAAMLKPMIEANNGRCFMLCTSHAMMRDLAEQFRATMTLPVLLQGETSKGQLLQQFVSAGNALLVATSSFWEGVDVRGDTLSLVIIDKLPFTSPDDPLLKARMEDCRLRGGDPFDDVQLPDAVITLKQGVGRLIRDVTDRGVLVICDNRLVMRPYGATFLASLPPAPRTRDIKRAVRFLANPTAE; translated from the coding sequence GTGGCAGACGATTTTTCCCCAGAAGGTCAGTTAGCACAGGCTATTCCCGGTTTTAAACCGCGTGAACCCCAACGTCAGATGGCGCACGCCGTCGCGCATGCCATCGACAAGGCGCAGCCGCTGGTGGTGGAGGCCGGAACCGGGACGGGGAAAACCTACGCTTATCTCGCGCCTGCGCTGCGGGCGAAAAAGAAGGTCATCATCTCTACCGGGTCAAAAGCGCTCCAGGACCAGCTCTACAGCCGCGACTTACCGACGGTGGCGAAAGCGCTAAAATACAAAGGGCGTCTGGCCTTGCTGAAAGGGCGTTCTAACTACCTGTGTCTGGAGCGTCTCGAACAGCAGGCGCTGGCGGGTGGCGACCTGCCGGTACAGACCCTGAGTGATGTGATCGTCCTGCGCGCCTGGGCCAACCAGACGGAAGAGGGGGACATCAGCACCTGCGCGAGCGTGCCGGAAGACTCCCCGGCCTGGCCGCTGGTGACCAGCACCAATGACAACTGCCTTGGCAGCGACTGCCCGCTGTATAAAGACTGTTTTGTGGTAAAAGCGCGTAAAAAGGCGATGGACGCCGACGTGGTGGTGGTGAACCATCATCTGTTCCTTGCAGATATGGTGGTCAAGGACAGCGGGTTTGGTGAACTGATCCCGGAGGCGGAGGTGATGATCTTTGATGAAGCCCATCAGCTCCCGGACATCGCCAGCCAGTATTTCGGCCAGTCGCTCTCCAGCCGTCAGCTTCAGGATCTGGCGAAAGATATCACCATTGCCTATCGCACCGAACTCAAAGATACCCAGCAGTTGCAGAAGTGCGCGGATCGCCTGGCGCAAAGCGCGCAGGATTTCCGCTTACAGCTTGGCGAGCCGGGCTATCGCGGCAACCTGCGTGAACTGCTCGCAGACAACAATATCCAGCGCGCGCTGCTGCTGCTCGATGATGCCCTTGAACTCTGTTACGACGTGGCAAAGCTGTCCCTCGGACGTTCAGCACTGCTGGATGCCGCCTTCGAGCGCGCCACGCTCTACCGTGGACGGCTGAAACGGCTGAAAGAGATCAACCAGCCGGGCTACAGCTACTGGTATGAATGTACCTCGCGCCACTTCACCCTGGCGCTCACGCCGCTGACCGTTGCCGATAAATTCAAAGAGGTGATGGCGCAAAAGCCCGGCACCTGGGTCTTTACCTCGGCCACGCTGTCGGTCAATGACGATCTGCACCACTTTACCGAGCGTCTCGGCATTGATCAGGCAGAATCACTGCTCCTGCCCAGCCCGTTCGATTATGAAAAACAGGCGCTGCTCTGCGTGCCGCGCAATCTGCCGCTGCCCAATCAGCCGGGGGCGGCGCGCCATCTGGCAGCTATGCTGAAGCCGATGATCGAGGCCAACAACGGGCGCTGCTTTATGCTCTGTACCTCACACGCCATGATGCGCGATCTGGCCGAACAGTTCCGCGCCACCATGACGCTGCCGGTCCTGTTACAGGGGGAAACCAGTAAAGGGCAACTGCTCCAGCAGTTTGTCAGCGCCGGTAACGCCCTTTTGGTGGCGACCAGCAGCTTCTGGGAAGGGGTGGACGTGCGCGGCGATACGCTCTCGCTGGTGATTATCGATAAGCTGCCGTTCACATCGCCGGACGATCCGCTTCTGAAAGCGCGTATGGAGGATTGCCGCCTGCGGGGGGGCGATCCGTTCGACGACGTTCAGTTGCCGGACGCGGTCATTACCCTTAAACAGGGGGTAGGGCGTCTGATCCGCGACGTCACCGACCGCGGCGTGCTGGTTATCTGCGACAACCGCCTGGTGATGCGTCCCTACGGCGCCACCTTCCTCGCCAGCCTGCCGCCCGCGCCGCGCACGCGGGATATTAAACGCGCGGTCCGCTTCCTGGCGAACCCAACGGCGGAGTAA